A genomic segment from Mus musculus strain C57BL/6J chromosome 13, GRCm38.p6 C57BL/6J encodes:
- the Gm45623 gene encoding predicted gene 45623, translating to MYGDVFNATSGPEAAGSAALAPGATVKAEGALPLELATARGVRDGSATKPDLPTYLLLFFLLLLSVALVVLFIGCQLRHSAFAALPHDRSLRDARAPWKTRPV from the coding sequence ATGTACGGCGACGTGTTCAACGCCACTAGCGGGCCGGAGGCGGCGGGAAGTGCCGCGCTGGCCCCCGGAGCCACGGTCAAGGCAGAGGGCGCTTTGCCGCTGGAGCTGGCCACCGCGCGTGGAGTTCGGGACGGCTCGGCCACCAAGCCCGACCTGCCCACCTACCTgctgctcttcttcctcctgctgctgTCCGTGGCGCTCGTCGTCCTCTTTATCGGCTGCCAGCTGCGCCACTCGGCCTTTGCTGCGCTGCCCCACGATCGCTCGCTCCGCGACGCCCGTGCGCCCTGGAAGACGCGACCGGTATAG